The following are encoded in a window of Mycolicibacterium tusciae JS617 genomic DNA:
- a CDS encoding NAD(P)H-dependent flavin oxidoreductase: protein MANRVQTLLGVDYPVVQAPMTYIARAELAAAVSEAGGLGMIETLTPEGRADLQRVRELTERPVAANLMIQGWKGDPSIVDTLTATGVQHVFTSAGDPALFTARLHDAGMTVVHVVGSLRAALKAVDAGVDALVVEGVEGGGFKSALGASTMVLLPLVAAHVDVPIIAAGGMCDAQSAAASLVLGAEGVQMGTRMLASRESLVHMNFKDAIVAANDAGTVLLDIPGNPTMRVLRTGLAARVAEHDPDAKLLGKVTELYFGGDMDASVANTGQVSSRIADLLPVADIVRQTWVQIEGVLDAARSRAG, encoded by the coding sequence GTGGCCAATCGAGTTCAGACCCTTCTCGGCGTCGACTATCCCGTGGTCCAGGCGCCGATGACCTATATCGCCCGGGCGGAACTGGCCGCGGCCGTCTCAGAGGCCGGCGGCCTGGGAATGATCGAGACCCTCACCCCTGAGGGCCGCGCCGACCTGCAGCGGGTGCGTGAGTTAACGGAACGCCCCGTGGCGGCCAACCTGATGATCCAGGGCTGGAAGGGCGACCCGTCGATCGTCGACACGCTGACCGCCACGGGTGTGCAGCATGTGTTCACGTCCGCGGGCGATCCGGCATTGTTCACCGCGAGGCTGCACGACGCGGGCATGACGGTAGTGCACGTCGTCGGATCGTTGCGGGCCGCTCTCAAGGCGGTCGACGCAGGCGTCGACGCGTTAGTGGTCGAGGGTGTCGAGGGTGGTGGTTTCAAATCAGCACTGGGGGCGTCGACCATGGTGCTGCTACCACTCGTCGCCGCCCACGTTGATGTGCCGATCATCGCCGCGGGCGGGATGTGTGACGCGCAGTCCGCTGCGGCATCGCTGGTGCTCGGCGCAGAAGGCGTTCAGATGGGCACGCGGATGTTGGCCAGCCGGGAATCATTGGTGCACATGAACTTCAAGGATGCGATCGTCGCGGCCAACGACGCCGGCACCGTGCTGCTCGACATTCCAGGGAATCCGACCATGCGCGTACTTCGCACGGGGCTGGCGGCACGCGTCGCCGAGCACGATCCGGATGCGAAACTGCTCGGCAAGGTCACCGAGCTTTACTTCGGCGGCGATATGGACGCCAGCGTCGCCAATACCGGACAGGTCTCGTCGCGCATCGCCGATCTTCTTCCGGTGGCTGACATCGTGCGCCAGACGTGGGTCCAGATCGAAGGGGTATTGGACGCCGCGCGATCGCGCGCGGGCTAG
- a CDS encoding NAD(P)/FAD-dependent oxidoreductase, producing the protein MPQPSRVLVLGAGFAGLWAALGAARRLDELGVAQGAVKITIVSTQPFHDIRVRNYEADLSPCRIPLPDLLDPAGVGHITADVTGIDPAQATVRTADGAMLRYDRLVVALGSSVAKPDLPGLAEFGFDVDTYDGATKLQAHIRALADRAAEPASTTAVVVGAGLTGIETASELPRMLSKALGPEATPRVILVDHNPHVGSDMGESARPVIEDALAANHVDTLTGVGVTAVDARSVTLSSGEVVPTATVVWCAGMRANPLTAQLGVPRDRLGRLPVDDHLRVEGVSGIFASGDVAVARMDNEHMSVMSCQHGRPMGRYAGYNVISDLLGAPMLSLRIPWYVTVLDLGPAGAVYTEGWDRRVVSTGAEAKATKQLINGERIYPPLTGDRTALLAAAAPELQAAPAYGD; encoded by the coding sequence GTGCCACAGCCCTCACGCGTACTCGTTCTCGGGGCCGGGTTCGCCGGGCTGTGGGCCGCGCTGGGAGCGGCACGGCGACTGGACGAGCTAGGTGTCGCGCAGGGAGCCGTCAAGATCACCATCGTCAGTACGCAACCGTTCCACGACATCCGGGTCCGCAACTACGAGGCCGACCTGAGCCCATGCCGAATCCCGTTGCCGGACTTGCTCGATCCGGCCGGTGTCGGGCATATCACCGCCGATGTGACCGGAATCGACCCGGCGCAGGCGACCGTGCGGACTGCGGACGGCGCGATGTTGAGATACGACCGCCTCGTCGTCGCGCTGGGCAGCAGCGTGGCCAAACCGGATCTGCCCGGGCTGGCCGAGTTCGGTTTCGACGTCGACACCTACGACGGCGCGACGAAACTGCAGGCACATATCCGTGCCCTGGCCGACCGCGCCGCAGAACCCGCGAGCACGACCGCGGTGGTCGTCGGCGCCGGACTCACCGGCATCGAGACCGCCAGTGAGCTTCCGAGGATGCTTTCGAAGGCGTTGGGGCCCGAGGCCACGCCGCGGGTGATCCTCGTCGATCACAACCCGCATGTCGGCTCGGACATGGGCGAGTCGGCCCGTCCGGTCATCGAGGACGCGTTGGCCGCCAACCACGTCGACACCTTGACGGGGGTGGGCGTCACCGCCGTCGACGCACGAAGCGTCACCCTCTCGTCCGGCGAAGTTGTGCCGACGGCGACGGTGGTGTGGTGCGCCGGCATGCGGGCGAACCCGTTGACGGCGCAGCTCGGGGTGCCGCGCGATCGACTGGGCCGGCTGCCGGTCGATGACCATCTGAGGGTCGAGGGTGTCTCCGGGATATTCGCTTCAGGGGATGTGGCCGTGGCGCGCATGGACAACGAACACATGTCGGTGATGTCATGTCAGCACGGTCGGCCGATGGGCCGCTACGCGGGCTACAACGTGATCAGCGACCTGCTGGGTGCTCCCATGCTGTCGCTGCGAATCCCTTGGTATGTCACCGTTCTCGATCTCGGTCCGGCCGGTGCGGTCTACACGGAGGGTTGGGATCGCCGAGTCGTCAGTACCGGCGCGGAAGCCAAAGCGACCAAACAATTGATCAACGGTGAACGCATCTATCCCCCACTGACCGGCGATCGCACCGCCTTGCTCGCCGCGGCCGCCCCGGAGTTGCAGGCCGCGCCCGCCTACGGGGATTGA
- a CDS encoding YdeI/OmpD-associated family protein: MSSPRVPGGVVHKLPTDLRQALMANDTALAAWKDITPLARNEFICWVEDAKQEATRDRRIRRTQEELEEGQRRPCCWPGCKHRERTGK, from the coding sequence ATGAGTAGCCCGCGGGTGCCCGGCGGGGTGGTGCATAAGCTGCCCACAGACCTGCGCCAGGCGCTGATGGCCAACGACACGGCGCTCGCCGCGTGGAAGGACATCACGCCCCTGGCGCGCAATGAGTTCATCTGCTGGGTCGAGGACGCCAAGCAGGAGGCGACGCGAGATCGTCGCATCCGTCGTACCCAGGAGGAACTGGAGGAGGGCCAGCGCAGGCCGTGCTGCTGGCCGGGGTGCAAGCACCGCGAGCGCACCGGGAAGTAG
- a CDS encoding SPFH domain-containing protein: MVLLSGCSYASVGAGEQAVVVDGYWMIPTDPTVKGCIEPENSQNEITNHVYRYPARQISWDATGDPGSERGPYVVVSNAKAPADMNVPVVVTFDLTSDCEKLKQFHRDFGTKYNGWLNDDGTVSDGWIELLNYVIGQPLQDTLNGVAQKYTWQQIWNDEQARAEFRNALLTSLPNASKARTNGVDFFTNFQVTVLKPTPVNPELKAAIEREQAAIQNAQATQAQGVAEATAKKAKAEADLATAVAETKVAEQEALKRAAEVKGYPSVEDYLRAEAIHQGLNPWQPTYVVPQAG; this comes from the coding sequence ATGGTCCTGTTGTCCGGCTGCTCGTACGCAAGTGTCGGGGCCGGGGAGCAGGCCGTCGTCGTCGACGGCTACTGGATGATCCCCACCGATCCGACGGTAAAGGGATGCATTGAACCGGAGAATTCTCAGAACGAGATCACCAACCACGTGTACCGCTATCCGGCCCGCCAAATCTCCTGGGATGCAACGGGCGATCCCGGCTCAGAGCGCGGGCCATACGTCGTGGTGTCCAACGCCAAGGCACCCGCGGATATGAACGTGCCAGTAGTCGTGACGTTCGACCTGACGTCGGACTGCGAGAAGCTCAAGCAATTCCACCGCGACTTCGGGACCAAATACAACGGTTGGTTGAACGACGACGGCACAGTCAGCGACGGGTGGATCGAGCTGCTGAATTACGTGATCGGACAACCGTTGCAGGACACCCTCAATGGTGTGGCGCAGAAATACACGTGGCAGCAGATCTGGAACGACGAGCAGGCGCGTGCCGAGTTCCGCAATGCCCTTCTCACCTCGCTGCCCAACGCCAGCAAGGCCCGAACCAACGGTGTGGACTTCTTCACCAACTTCCAGGTGACCGTGCTCAAGCCGACGCCGGTCAATCCGGAGCTGAAGGCGGCCATCGAACGCGAGCAGGCCGCGATTCAGAATGCGCAGGCGACGCAGGCGCAGGGTGTCGCCGAGGCCACCGCCAAAAAAGCCAAGGCGGAAGCGGATCTGGCCACCGCCGTGGCCGAGACCAAGGTGGCCGAGCAGGAGGCGTTGAAACGCGCCGCCGAGGTCAAGGGTTACCCGTCGGTCGAGGACTACCTTCGTGCCGAAGCGATCCACCAGGGGCTCAACCCGTGGCAGCCGACCTACGTTGTCCCACAGGCGGGCTGA
- a CDS encoding dihydrofolate reductase family protein: MGLIHIELFATLDLVGQAPGGPDEDPVGFPFGGWQAPLIDAVSGAQVGAAYEGTDALLLGRRTYDIFAGFWPDQEGGQDGQIATLFNSVPKYVASRGRPELSWAGSTQLGPDLAAAVQEIRDRHEHVKVVGSLNLVQTILREKLFDRLDLWVHPIVLGVGKKVFDGGAVPTNITLLEPPVSSPKGIVYLRYGRVDGTPGTGDMSAPDRGTGRDN, translated from the coding sequence ATGGGCCTCATTCACATCGAGCTGTTCGCAACCCTGGACCTTGTGGGGCAGGCGCCCGGCGGTCCCGACGAGGACCCGGTGGGGTTCCCGTTCGGCGGTTGGCAGGCGCCACTGATCGACGCGGTGTCCGGCGCCCAGGTCGGCGCGGCATATGAAGGCACCGACGCCCTCCTGCTCGGCAGGCGGACCTATGACATCTTCGCGGGCTTCTGGCCGGACCAGGAGGGCGGCCAGGACGGCCAGATCGCCACGCTCTTCAACAGCGTCCCGAAGTACGTGGCCTCCCGCGGCAGGCCCGAGCTCTCGTGGGCCGGGTCCACGCAGCTCGGCCCGGATCTGGCCGCCGCGGTGCAGGAGATCCGCGACCGACACGAGCACGTCAAGGTCGTTGGCAGCCTGAATCTGGTGCAGACCATTCTGCGTGAGAAGCTCTTCGACCGCCTCGACCTCTGGGTGCATCCCATCGTGCTGGGCGTCGGAAAGAAGGTGTTCGACGGCGGCGCGGTGCCGACGAACATCACCCTTCTGGAACCGCCGGTGTCCAGTCCGAAGGGCATCGTGTATCTGCGCTACGGACGCGTCGACGGCACGCCAGGAACGGGGGACATGAGTGCACCCGATCGCGGCACCGGGCGCGACAACTGA
- the rnhA gene encoding ribonuclease HI, which yields MVDPDESTNSINSISSIDSINSNDTVVIHTDGGCRPNPGPGGWGAVLRHRRHVREMCGGEPSLTSNNRMELTAPIMALEALTRPVVVHLYTDSTYVRNGITKWVLGWERNGWMTAAKQPVKNVDLWQRLRAACAQHQVEWFWVKGHAGIADNELADVLATRGMEEAIAQGLVGGLADGAPIAQ from the coding sequence ATGGTCGACCCCGACGAGTCCACCAACTCCATCAACTCCATCAGCTCCATCGACTCCATCAACTCCAACGACACGGTCGTCATCCACACCGACGGCGGGTGCCGACCCAACCCTGGCCCCGGCGGCTGGGGCGCGGTGCTGCGACACCGTCGGCACGTCCGCGAGATGTGCGGCGGCGAGCCCAGCCTGACGAGCAACAACCGAATGGAGCTGACGGCGCCGATCATGGCACTGGAGGCGCTCACCCGTCCCGTGGTGGTGCATCTGTACACCGACAGCACCTATGTCCGGAACGGCATCACGAAATGGGTCCTCGGCTGGGAACGAAACGGCTGGATGACCGCCGCGAAACAGCCGGTGAAGAACGTCGACCTGTGGCAGCGCCTCCGCGCGGCGTGCGCGCAGCATCAGGTCGAGTGGTTCTGGGTGAAGGGGCACGCCGGTATCGCCGACAACGAACTCGCCGACGTCTTGGCCACCCGGGGCATGGAAGAAGCAATCGCTCAGGGTCTGGTCGGCGGGTTGGCCGACGGAGCACCCATCGCGCAGTGA
- a CDS encoding glycoside hydrolase family 6 protein, whose product MMSSAANAAARLFAPLLTVAAIAAVGLIADPVAPTPAVQLASDANPLVGAPFYVNPNSAAMRAANSADPPSPELRAVADTPQAYWLVPGASASTVGKYTADAAAAGAIPVLSIYGIPHRDCGSFAAGGMSSGDAYRGWIDGIAAGIGGSRVAIVLEPDALAMADCLSDDQRQERFDLIRYAVDSLTRNPAAAVYVDAGHLRWHSPEEMASRLNQAGVEHARGFSLNVANFFTTEEEIGYGEAISGLTNGKNYVIDTSRNGNGAAPDSPLHWCNPSGRALGVPPTTATAGPHADAYLWIKRPGESDGSCDKGDPPAGTFVNSFVIELASNRG is encoded by the coding sequence GTGATGTCCTCCGCTGCCAACGCAGCCGCGCGGTTGTTCGCTCCTCTCCTGACGGTTGCCGCGATCGCAGCCGTCGGTCTTATTGCTGACCCGGTCGCCCCGACGCCGGCGGTGCAGCTGGCAAGTGACGCGAACCCGCTGGTCGGGGCTCCGTTCTACGTCAATCCCAACTCGGCGGCCATGCGTGCGGCGAACAGCGCCGACCCGCCAAGCCCCGAGTTGAGAGCCGTCGCCGACACGCCGCAGGCGTATTGGCTCGTCCCGGGCGCGTCCGCATCCACAGTCGGGAAGTACACCGCTGACGCGGCCGCTGCTGGTGCGATCCCGGTGCTGTCGATCTACGGAATCCCGCACCGCGACTGCGGAAGCTTCGCTGCAGGTGGCATGTCCTCCGGCGACGCCTACCGCGGGTGGATCGACGGCATCGCTGCCGGCATCGGCGGCTCGCGGGTAGCGATCGTCCTGGAGCCCGATGCGCTCGCCATGGCCGATTGCCTTTCCGACGATCAGCGCCAAGAGCGCTTCGACTTGATTCGCTACGCGGTCGACTCGCTGACGCGCAATCCGGCTGCGGCCGTATACGTCGACGCGGGCCACTTGCGCTGGCACAGCCCCGAGGAGATGGCGTCCAGGCTCAACCAGGCCGGTGTCGAGCACGCGCGTGGATTCAGCCTCAACGTCGCGAACTTCTTCACCACCGAGGAGGAAATCGGTTACGGCGAAGCGATTTCGGGCCTCACAAACGGTAAGAACTACGTGATCGACACGTCGCGCAACGGCAACGGAGCTGCGCCCGACTCACCGCTGCACTGGTGCAACCCCAGCGGGCGCGCGCTCGGTGTACCGCCCACCACGGCCACTGCGGGCCCACACGCCGACGCCTACCTGTGGATCAAGCGGCCCGGTGAATCCGACGGATCCTGCGACAAGGGCGACCCGCCGGCAGGCACCTTCGTGAATTCGTTTGTCATAGAGCTGGCCAGTAACCGCGGCTGA